In Alkaliphilus flagellatus, one DNA window encodes the following:
- a CDS encoding diguanylate cyclase, translated as MELINSRYKILKSLEQEHYYSQYIALDLIKKGEKVLLHLISDTQITRPFIEYCNSNFYEVSSYNQESIMSIYSYGIVEIMDDKPIEETIFFYTTEYVDSINLTDIDKPLEEYDLLDIYKQISRALDFLYYHGIVYKYIGVETVKLIKKENKFTVKLLDIVSIHRMEIMKTYFHTLTCSFFAPELVCGMELGVYTDIYSLGSLLYYLLTLTLLDNSRVTSRNEDYLKDGSSKVKLFNMIQKMTSNDIDMRYMTIHECNDTIRNIYGLNKVIENLKDVDKINFKTSLIGRDQELRKILDVCEIREDRIRKFNKNIVLINGDKGIGKTRLINEVSHLIKWKKYKSFRVTINQQAEGFREIIGSVLKQFIKISSELYITKYGRELIKLVPELGSNRDIIPSQVLPNNQEVLRLYNRVANFMFDVSLIHPCVILIDDFHLADRSMIEFVDYLLNLNKIKKAPLLLILGYMDGHFYCDKNKDYINKWSIDNALSIKLSRLTIEETAKLVKHILGWHKEPLNFASRIMRDTEGTPSHIEEIIKELYSQKLLEVNYSTNYKGFAPIISVDDYNKIILSQNIDESILKQLQSLDNIAREILDVVSLFNTSISKDIISDMLETIKNDYDDYFSNLTQLKILNEKLDDWGYTYGFHNKDFKKNIYNNIDEDRRILLHIKASNILEELYIKEGRENKEELIYHLIQSDQKDKSINYCIESGIGMLKFFIYEQAYTFFKRAYELLEDDTDRRKLTVLIHLGDVSQNLSKNNDAIYYFDYAIKLANLQNIPKKSIDAKIKIGLLYSIRNEFDSALTYLNESIDEANKIKYVNGTMEAAYLLGRAYMQMRELQKMKAISEQYFDYAFVQNNLYYMGMFMGLRGIVEYFEENIVIALELFKESVEYLEKANKSEETARPINNIGVIYHDHFQDTHNARVYFQKALKISKQFRRTDGIITFSNNIADTYITEHDYYKAIDVLKKSIELALEYGEEISTLMVYSNLIVSYTNIGEYKQAYMYLLKADVIYKNRNINRKAIYLETYLEACAKLYMAMGAYNEALQIIKEFFEKFSHAEFLIQLRMRKLYYFAKYNSGELVEDKELIELINDYRETPYVRDKRMILLEGANYFINKLMISEAKCLLEEDIDLANTVNNDYFILKRKYVESFLLNKKQQIVALEDLILNKKLDQFKEIQWNVYAQLGSSYLQSRAYLRSINSFLNALDVIYVLFNTIPFEFKRLYLLKDDKFLVRINLFIIEKLINGDKSKDFLNINDENYEKYKVKLLSDNNLEGFFDIVELQNILKNRKFYKLALEHYDKFNGTNITSIEQLVASFTDNNIKNLDLLLQLACRTTLASRGAIIEEEGHKTITSVGQSIPQDKINSILENVSSINKEVFSKSSLNPTRDFNREYFRNNTRGLICLPIYKENENGNNENVQENNRKNYNKFQKKIIGYLYLETDKALNNFSEETLKLCKNLLPLAGILLTNHYLTIFSSIDKMTGTYMRKYFEQVFDEEIEYAKEINQPLSIIMLDIDHFKNVNDIYGHQKGDIVLTEIGKIIRSNIRTTDYVGRYGGEEFIILLPGANKVDAYTIAEKVRNKVQSSKLLGSDAQLTISCGIASFTSDANKQIQIIERADQALYNAKENGRNRSVMWKKDIILGSKRVDKLAGIVTGNIIHDQRNVLVITEIIELISRNSTIKEKIFTVLGRLIEILEAEEGILFTVEDNKIHKKYYRRRFIEDWVPPFIFNENLVKSVIINMEGKYIIDWESINSFDILTNTPNWKSVIIIPVVVNENVCGAIYLSVSIKEKEFDYNAYNLVKITSNIIGALLKTSR; from the coding sequence ATGGAGTTAATAAATAGTCGTTATAAAATTTTAAAATCTCTAGAGCAAGAGCATTATTATAGTCAATACATAGCATTGGATTTAATAAAAAAGGGGGAAAAGGTTTTGTTACATTTGATAAGTGATACTCAAATTACAAGACCTTTTATTGAATATTGCAATAGTAACTTTTATGAAGTTTCATCATACAACCAGGAAAGCATCATGAGTATATATAGTTATGGAATTGTTGAAATAATGGACGATAAGCCTATTGAAGAGACTATCTTCTTTTATACTACAGAGTATGTAGATTCAATTAATTTAACAGATATAGACAAACCACTTGAAGAATATGATTTGCTGGATATATATAAGCAAATTTCCCGTGCACTAGATTTTCTTTATTATCATGGAATAGTATATAAGTATATAGGTGTAGAGACTGTTAAACTAATTAAAAAAGAGAATAAGTTTACTGTAAAGCTATTGGATATAGTTAGTATACATAGAATGGAAATAATGAAAACATATTTTCATACTTTGACATGTAGTTTTTTCGCACCAGAGCTTGTATGTGGTATGGAATTAGGCGTTTATACTGACATATATTCTTTAGGGTCCTTGCTTTACTATTTACTTACATTAACTTTATTAGATAATAGTCGTGTAACTTCACGAAATGAAGACTATCTTAAAGATGGTAGCTCAAAAGTCAAGCTATTTAATATGATTCAAAAAATGACAAGTAATGATATTGATATGAGATATATGACAATACATGAATGCAATGATACTATTAGAAATATTTATGGTCTTAACAAAGTCATTGAAAACCTTAAGGATGTAGATAAGATTAATTTTAAAACTTCGCTTATTGGGAGAGATCAAGAACTGAGGAAAATACTTGATGTTTGTGAAATAAGAGAAGATCGAATAAGAAAGTTTAATAAAAACATAGTGCTTATAAATGGTGATAAGGGTATTGGAAAAACAAGATTAATAAACGAAGTCAGCCACTTAATTAAGTGGAAGAAATATAAATCTTTTCGTGTTACTATTAACCAACAAGCAGAAGGGTTTAGAGAAATAATAGGTAGTGTTCTTAAACAATTTATTAAAATATCATCTGAATTATATATTACAAAGTATGGAAGAGAACTAATAAAGTTAGTTCCAGAACTAGGTAGTAATAGAGATATTATACCGTCTCAAGTTTTGCCGAATAATCAGGAAGTACTAAGGCTTTATAACCGCGTAGCCAACTTTATGTTTGACGTATCCTTAATTCATCCTTGTGTTATTTTAATCGATGACTTTCACTTGGCTGACAGGTCTATGATAGAGTTCGTAGATTATTTACTTAATTTAAATAAGATTAAGAAGGCTCCTTTATTACTAATATTAGGTTATATGGATGGACATTTTTATTGTGATAAAAATAAAGATTATATAAATAAGTGGTCCATAGATAATGCTTTAAGCATAAAGCTAAGCAGGTTAACTATAGAAGAGACTGCTAAGCTGGTTAAGCATATTTTAGGATGGCATAAAGAACCTCTAAATTTTGCAAGTCGCATTATGAGAGATACAGAAGGAACACCAAGTCATATTGAAGAAATAATAAAAGAACTATACTCACAGAAATTATTGGAAGTTAATTATAGCACCAATTATAAGGGGTTTGCCCCAATCATAAGTGTAGATGATTATAATAAAATTATACTTTCTCAAAATATTGATGAATCAATTTTGAAGCAACTACAATCTTTAGATAATATAGCAAGGGAGATTTTAGATGTAGTTTCATTATTTAACACCTCGATTTCAAAGGATATTATTAGTGATATGCTAGAAACTATAAAAAATGATTACGATGATTATTTTTCAAACTTAACTCAGCTAAAGATTTTAAATGAAAAGCTTGACGATTGGGGATATACCTATGGATTTCATAACAAGGATTTTAAAAAAAATATATATAATAATATAGATGAAGATAGAAGAATACTTCTACATATTAAAGCAAGCAATATACTAGAGGAGCTATATATAAAAGAAGGTAGAGAGAATAAGGAGGAGTTGATATATCACTTAATACAATCGGATCAAAAAGATAAGTCTATCAACTATTGTATAGAATCAGGAATTGGAATGCTAAAGTTTTTTATTTATGAACAGGCATATACTTTCTTTAAACGGGCTTATGAATTATTGGAGGATGATACAGATAGAAGGAAATTAACTGTTTTAATACATCTTGGAGATGTTAGTCAAAATTTATCTAAAAATAATGATGCAATTTATTATTTTGATTATGCTATAAAGTTGGCTAACTTGCAAAATATACCTAAGAAATCTATAGATGCAAAAATTAAGATTGGACTGCTATATTCAATTCGAAATGAATTTGATTCGGCATTAACTTATCTAAATGAATCTATAGATGAGGCAAATAAAATTAAATATGTTAATGGAACTATGGAAGCAGCTTATTTATTAGGTAGAGCATATATGCAAATGAGAGAGTTACAAAAAATGAAAGCCATCTCAGAGCAATACTTTGATTATGCCTTTGTACAAAACAACCTATATTACATGGGAATGTTCATGGGATTAAGAGGTATTGTTGAGTATTTTGAAGAAAACATAGTAATTGCATTAGAACTTTTTAAGGAGAGTGTAGAGTATTTAGAGAAGGCTAATAAGAGCGAAGAAACAGCTCGGCCGATTAATAATATTGGTGTAATATACCATGATCATTTTCAAGATACTCATAATGCAAGGGTTTATTTTCAAAAGGCGCTAAAAATTTCTAAGCAATTTCGTAGAACTGATGGTATCATTACTTTCAGTAATAACATTGCTGATACCTATATTACCGAACATGATTATTATAAGGCTATAGATGTTTTGAAGAAAAGCATTGAACTTGCGCTTGAATATGGGGAAGAAATTTCAACCTTAATGGTCTATAGCAATCTAATTGTAAGCTATACAAATATAGGCGAATATAAACAAGCATATATGTATTTACTAAAAGCAGATGTAATTTACAAAAATAGAAACATTAATCGTAAGGCGATATATTTAGAAACATATCTTGAAGCTTGTGCAAAACTATATATGGCAATGGGAGCCTATAATGAAGCTTTGCAAATAATTAAAGAATTTTTTGAAAAGTTTTCTCATGCTGAGTTTTTAATACAACTACGCATGCGAAAGTTATATTATTTTGCAAAATACAATTCGGGGGAATTGGTCGAAGATAAAGAACTCATTGAGCTAATTAACGACTATAGAGAAACGCCCTATGTAAGGGATAAAAGAATGATTCTATTAGAAGGAGCTAATTACTTTATAAATAAATTAATGATTTCAGAAGCTAAATGTCTTTTAGAGGAAGATATTGATTTAGCTAATACTGTGAATAATGATTATTTTATTTTGAAGAGAAAATATGTTGAAAGTTTTCTATTAAATAAGAAACAACAGATAGTTGCTCTAGAAGACCTAATTTTAAATAAAAAATTAGATCAATTTAAGGAGATACAATGGAATGTGTATGCTCAGCTTGGAAGTTCATATCTACAGTCTCGAGCATATTTAAGATCAATTAATAGTTTCTTGAATGCTCTAGATGTTATATATGTACTATTCAATACAATACCTTTCGAGTTTAAAAGATTATATTTACTAAAAGATGATAAGTTTTTGGTAAGAATAAATTTATTTATAATTGAAAAGTTGATTAATGGTGACAAATCAAAGGACTTCCTAAATATTAATGACGAAAATTATGAAAAGTATAAGGTTAAGTTGCTATCTGATAATAACTTAGAAGGTTTTTTTGATATTGTAGAACTTCAGAATATTTTAAAAAATAGAAAATTTTATAAATTAGCTTTAGAACATTATGATAAGTTTAATGGAACCAATATTACAAGTATAGAACAATTGGTAGCCTCATTTACTGATAATAATATTAAAAATTTAGATCTTTTGTTACAGCTAGCATGCAGAACTACATTGGCATCTAGAGGTGCAATAATAGAGGAAGAAGGCCATAAAACTATAACATCAGTAGGACAGAGTATACCTCAAGATAAAATTAACAGTATATTAGAGAATGTATCTAGCATTAACAAAGAAGTTTTTAGCAAAAGCAGTCTTAATCCTACTAGAGATTTCAATAGGGAATACTTTAGAAACAATACAAGAGGGTTGATTTGTTTACCTATCTATAAAGAAAATGAAAATGGAAATAATGAAAATGTACAAGAAAATAATAGAAAGAACTATAATAAATTTCAGAAAAAAATTATAGGATATTTATATTTAGAAACAGATAAAGCTCTTAATAATTTTTCGGAAGAAACTTTAAAGCTTTGTAAAAATCTTTTGCCTTTAGCAGGTATATTGCTTACTAATCATTATTTAACCATTTTTTCATCTATTGATAAGATGACAGGAACATATATGAGAAAATATTTTGAGCAAGTTTTTGATGAAGAAATTGAATATGCAAAAGAAATAAATCAGCCACTTTCGATTATTATGTTAGATATCGATCATTTTAAAAATGTGAATGATATTTATGGACATCAAAAAGGTGATATTGTATTGACGGAAATAGGGAAAATTATTAGAAGTAATATTCGTACCACAGATTATGTAGGTAGATATGGTGGTGAGGAGTTCATTATATTATTACCTGGAGCAAATAAAGTTGATGCCTATACTATAGCAGAAAAAGTAAGGAATAAAGTTCAAAGTTCCAAGTTACTTGGAAGTGATGCTCAACTAACTATAAGCTGTGGAATTGCAAGTTTTACTAGTGATGCAAATAAGCAGATCCAAATTATAGAGAGGGCGGATCAAGCTCTTTATAACGCTAAGGAAAATGGTAGAAATAGAAGTGTTATGTGGAAAAAAGACATTATTTTAGGTAGTAAAAGAGTTGATAAACTTGCAGGAATTGTAACAGGAAATATTATACATGATCAAAGAAATGTTCTCGTTATTACTGAAATAATTGAATTAATTAGTAGAAATAGTACTATAAAAGAAAAGATATTTACAGTTCTAGGAAGATTAATAGAAATATTAGAGGCTGAAGAAGGTATACTTTTTACTGTTGAAGATAATAAAATTCACAAAAAATATTATCGTAGACGGTTTATTGAAGACTGGGTGCCGCCATTTATATTTAATGAAAATCTTGTAAAAAGTGTGATTATAAATATGGAAGGTAAATATATTATAGATTGGGAAAGTATAAATAGCTTTGATATATTAACTAACACACCAAATTGGAAATCTGTAATTATTATTCCTGTTGTAGTTAATGAAAATGTTTGTGGTGCAATTTACCTATCGGTTTCAATAAAAGAAAAGGAATTTGACTATAATGCATATAACTTAGTTAAAATTACAAGTAATATAATTGGTGCACTTTTAAAGACTAGTAGATAG
- the hutH gene encoding histidine ammonia-lyase, producing MEKIIIDGNSLTLEEIAKVSRKFYKVELSDEAIERINKNRKVVDRYVEEERVVYGITTGFGKFSDIVISKDETENLQRNLIVSHACGIGNPLEEDIVRAIMLLRVNALAKGYSGIRLDTLNTLVRMLNEGVHPIIPEKGSLGASGDLAPLSHMVLVMMGEGEAIYKGRLMDSKDAMNDAKIEPVKLTSKEGLALINGTQVMTAIGALTLYDCKNLLKISDIAASLTLEAQRGIINAFDKKVHEVRPHRGQIDCSVNLNNMLENSSFITKQGDIRVQDAYTLRCIPQIHGASKDAVRYVEEKIIIEINSATDNPLIFTEEDEVISGGNFHGQPMALSFDFLGIAIAELANVSERRIERLVNPQLSGLPAFLTEKGGLNSGFMISQYSAASLVSENKVLAHPASVDSIPSSANQEDHVSMGTIAARKAREIYKNTANVLAIELMAAAQGIDFYKNYTLGKGTQIAYDTIRNQVSKLKEDRIMYIDINKCASLIFTGKLVEAVESEVILL from the coding sequence ATGGAAAAAATTATTATTGATGGGAACAGCTTGACTTTAGAGGAAATAGCTAAAGTATCTAGAAAGTTTTATAAAGTGGAATTATCAGATGAAGCTATTGAAAGAATTAATAAAAATCGAAAAGTGGTTGATAGATATGTAGAAGAAGAGAGGGTAGTTTATGGGATAACTACAGGTTTTGGTAAATTTAGCGATATAGTCATTTCAAAGGATGAAACTGAAAACCTACAAAGAAATTTGATTGTTAGTCATGCTTGTGGTATTGGCAATCCTCTTGAAGAGGATATAGTAAGAGCTATTATGCTATTAAGAGTTAATGCTTTAGCTAAAGGCTATTCTGGTATTAGATTAGATACATTAAATACATTAGTTAGAATGTTAAATGAAGGAGTTCATCCTATTATTCCAGAAAAAGGATCATTGGGTGCCAGTGGTGATTTAGCGCCATTATCTCATATGGTTTTAGTTATGATGGGAGAAGGCGAGGCTATTTACAAAGGTAGATTGATGGATAGTAAAGATGCCATGAATGATGCAAAAATTGAGCCTGTAAAGTTAACATCTAAAGAAGGCTTAGCATTAATTAATGGAACACAGGTAATGACTGCTATTGGAGCCCTAACACTATATGATTGTAAAAACTTACTTAAGATATCAGATATAGCAGCCTCTCTTACATTAGAAGCACAAAGAGGTATTATTAACGCATTTGATAAGAAAGTTCATGAAGTAAGACCACATAGAGGACAAATAGATTGTTCAGTTAATCTAAATAATATGTTAGAAAACAGCAGTTTTATTACAAAGCAAGGTGATATAAGAGTTCAAGATGCCTATACTTTGCGTTGCATTCCGCAAATCCATGGTGCTTCTAAAGATGCTGTTAGATATGTGGAAGAAAAGATAATTATAGAGATTAACTCCGCCACTGATAATCCACTGATTTTTACTGAAGAGGATGAGGTTATTTCGGGAGGTAACTTCCATGGACAACCAATGGCATTGTCTTTTGATTTTTTAGGAATAGCTATAGCGGAGCTTGCTAATGTGTCTGAAAGAAGAATTGAAAGGTTAGTTAATCCACAGCTAAGTGGTTTACCTGCCTTTTTAACAGAAAAAGGAGGGCTCAATTCTGGTTTTATGATATCACAATATTCAGCGGCATCATTAGTATCGGAAAACAAAGTATTAGCTCATCCAGCTAGTGTAGATTCAATTCCATCTTCTGCTAATCAAGAAGATCATGTATCTATGGGAACTATAGCTGCAAGGAAGGCTAGGGAGATTTACAAAAATACTGCTAATGTGCTTGCTATCGAACTAATGGCAGCTGCACAAGGAATAGATTTCTATAAAAATTATACTTTAGGTAAGGGAACTCAAATAGCATACGATACAATTAGAAATCAGGTTTCAAAGCTAAAGGAAGATAGGATAATGTATATAGATATAAATAAATGTGCAAGTCTAATTTTTACGGGTAAATTAGTAGAAGCTGTAGAGAGTGAAGTTATATTACTGTAA
- the hutI gene encoding imidazolonepropionase produces the protein MVVDVLIKDISQLITVKSGIKAKKGREMQNIGLIENGWIAIKENTIIGVGSGDIGSEFKIQEHTLIVDGKGKTVTPGLIDPHTHLVHGGSRENELALKLKGVPYLEILKKGGGILSTVRATQNSTLEELVNQSKKSLDRMLTYGVTTVEVKSGYGLEIDTEIKQLEAIDILNKQSNSDLVSTFMGAHAIPGEYRHNPDEFVDVVINEMLPIVAEKQLAEFCDVFCEEGVFSIDQTRKILKAAEKLGLKSKIHADEIISLGGAELAAELGVVSADHLMAASEEGLKMMAEKDVVAVALPGTSFNLAMGKYANVRKMIDYGLSVALATDYNPGSCPTENIQLIMSLGCLYLKMTPEEVISAVTINAAAAINREHEIGSIEIGKKADIVIFDAPNLYYIPYHFGVNHVDIVIKNGKIVVKEGRLI, from the coding sequence ATGGTTGTTGATGTGCTTATTAAAGATATATCTCAGCTTATAACAGTAAAGTCTGGTATAAAGGCTAAAAAGGGAAGAGAAATGCAAAACATTGGACTTATTGAAAATGGTTGGATAGCTATTAAAGAGAATACAATAATAGGAGTAGGCAGTGGTGATATAGGATCTGAATTTAAAATACAAGAACATACTTTGATTGTTGATGGTAAAGGCAAAACTGTCACACCAGGACTGATAGACCCACATACCCATTTAGTCCATGGAGGATCACGAGAAAATGAATTAGCTCTAAAATTAAAAGGTGTTCCATATCTCGAAATATTGAAGAAGGGTGGAGGAATTTTAAGTACTGTAAGAGCCACGCAAAACTCTACCTTAGAGGAATTAGTTAATCAATCTAAAAAAAGTTTAGATAGAATGTTGACCTATGGTGTAACTACTGTAGAGGTTAAAAGTGGATATGGATTAGAGATAGACACTGAAATTAAACAGTTAGAGGCTATTGATATATTAAATAAACAAAGTAATTCTGATTTAGTTTCTACATTTATGGGAGCACATGCTATTCCTGGGGAATATAGACACAATCCAGATGAATTTGTAGATGTAGTAATAAATGAAATGCTTCCAATAGTAGCAGAAAAACAATTAGCGGAATTTTGTGATGTATTTTGTGAAGAGGGCGTATTTTCAATAGATCAAACTAGAAAAATACTTAAGGCTGCAGAAAAACTAGGACTGAAATCGAAAATTCATGCTGATGAAATCATATCTTTAGGTGGAGCTGAGTTAGCAGCAGAGTTAGGTGTTGTGTCTGCTGATCATTTGATGGCTGCTAGTGAAGAAGGCTTAAAAATGATGGCAGAAAAAGATGTAGTTGCTGTGGCATTGCCTGGTACTTCATTTAATTTAGCTATGGGCAAATATGCAAATGTACGCAAAATGATTGACTATGGCTTGTCTGTTGCTCTAGCAACTGATTATAACCCAGGTAGCTGCCCTACGGAAAATATTCAATTGATTATGAGTCTAGGGTGTTTATACCTTAAGATGACTCCTGAAGAAGTAATAAGTGCAGTTACAATAAATGCTGCTGCAGCAATAAATAGAGAACATGAAATAGGAAGTATTGAAATAGGGAAAAA